In a single window of the Rhizoctonia solani chromosome 16, complete sequence genome:
- a CDS encoding pyridoxamine 5'-phosphate oxidase family protein, whose amino-acid sequence MRLHRIYDKETIASIIQEAKVMHVAFIDAQGLPQCIPMLGVWDEDETGQCYMYFHGYPTARIMNNLSDPGTPIVATATLVDGLVLALSAFSHSMNYRSAVVHGVVLPITSEEEKNDAFQKVVEGIAPGRWENSRQPNEEERQGTGILRIKVETASAKVRTGPAKDSEKASTPIRYLKVCLNRNFLQDVADKELISNTWTGVIPLRTIPGVPEPSSYCTIPAPPHVSALAATRHGA is encoded by the exons ATGCGCCTGCACC GGATCTATGACAAGGAAACCATTGCTTCGATCATTCAGGAAGCCAAGGTTATGCACGTCGCTTTTATTG ACGCACAAGGCCTTCCTCAGTGTATTCCCATGCTCGGGGTATGGGACGAAGATGAAACCGGGCAGTGCTATATGTATTTTCATG GATATCCAACTGCACGGATCATGAATAACTTGTCTGACCCTGGAACGCCAATCGTTGCGACCGCGACATTAGTTGATGGCCTAGTTTTGGCGCTTTCCGCGTTCTCTCATTCGATGAATTATCGCTC TGCCGTCGTACATGGTGTTGTACTACCGATCACCtcggaagaagaaaagaATGACGCTTTTCAAAAGGTGGTAGAAGGAATCGCACCTGGGCGTTGGGAGAACTCGCGCCAGCCTAACGAAGAAGAAAGGCAAGGAACTGGTATCTTGAGAATCAAAGTCGAGACCGCTAG TGCCAAAGTTCGAACCGGTCCGGCTAAAGATAGCGAAAAGGCAAGTACCCCAATTCGGTATTTGAAAGTTTGTCTTAACCGCAATTTTCTACAGGATGTAGCAGACAAAGAGCTCATTTCGAACACATGGACCGGTGTTATCCCGCTGCGAACTATCCCCGGTGTTCCTGAACCATCGAGTTACTGTACGATTCCTGCGCCTCCGCATGTATCTGCCCTGGCAGCCACTCGGCATGGAGCGTGA